A stretch of Methylogaea oryzae DNA encodes these proteins:
- a CDS encoding potassium transporter Kup → MTHAHDEPKGSGFLTLSLASVGVVYGDVGTSPLYTLKEVFNGPHAMAVDQANVFGILSLIFWSLTLVISIKYVIFIMRADNQGEGGIMALTTLALQRRHIPWQRAWIMGVGLFGTALFYGDGFITPAISVLSAVEGLEVAAPGLHAFILPIAIVVLVGLFAIQRLGTGKVGLAFGPIMCLWFFALGYWGVLSIQQSPEIVQALNPAHALHFFAEHRWHGFLVLGAVVLALTGGEALYADMGHFGPNPIRVSWFLLVLPPLMLNYLGQGALILRDPQAIQNPFYLLAPSWALLPMIGLATLATVIASQAVISGAFSITRQAMQLDYLPRQKTVHTSEAEIGQIYVPGINRMLLFGVIGLVLYFHTSSNLAAAYGIAVTGAMAIDTLLAFIVAMDFWRWRPLYAAPLFGVFLSVDLAFFSANVPKVPQGGWFPLVLGITIFFIMWTWQKGRTVLRHRIQNMAMSLKTFLEDIGRLAPQRVSGTAVFLTARHLSMPVTLLQNFEHNKVVHERVVLLTVDIEDVPHIADSGRVQVERLEHGFYRVTARYGFMESPNVPKILRLCRGAGLDIELADTTFFLGRETLMPSDRPDLNPWQEKLFISMFRNASSPIAFFQLPVDRVLELGCVVEV, encoded by the coding sequence ATGACCCATGCCCACGACGAACCCAAAGGCTCCGGCTTCCTGACGCTCTCCCTGGCTTCGGTGGGCGTGGTATATGGCGACGTGGGCACCAGCCCGCTTTATACGCTGAAGGAGGTATTCAACGGCCCCCATGCGATGGCGGTGGACCAGGCCAACGTATTCGGCATCCTGTCGCTGATTTTCTGGTCGCTGACGTTGGTCATTTCCATCAAGTACGTGATCTTCATCATGCGCGCCGACAACCAAGGCGAGGGCGGCATCATGGCCTTGACCACGCTGGCGTTGCAGCGTCGCCATATTCCCTGGCAGCGAGCGTGGATCATGGGGGTTGGGCTGTTCGGGACAGCCCTTTTTTATGGCGATGGCTTTATTACGCCGGCGATTTCCGTGCTGAGCGCCGTGGAAGGGTTGGAGGTGGCGGCGCCCGGTTTGCATGCCTTCATTCTCCCCATCGCCATCGTCGTGCTGGTGGGGTTGTTCGCCATCCAGCGCCTGGGCACCGGCAAGGTGGGCCTGGCCTTCGGCCCGATCATGTGCCTGTGGTTTTTTGCGCTGGGGTATTGGGGCGTGCTGAGCATCCAGCAAAGCCCGGAAATCGTGCAGGCGCTGAATCCGGCCCATGCCCTGCACTTTTTCGCGGAGCACCGCTGGCACGGCTTCCTGGTGCTGGGCGCCGTGGTGCTGGCCTTGACCGGCGGCGAGGCGCTGTACGCCGATATGGGCCATTTCGGTCCCAATCCGATCCGCGTGTCCTGGTTCCTGTTGGTGCTGCCGCCGCTGATGCTCAACTATCTGGGCCAGGGCGCGTTGATCCTGCGCGATCCGCAAGCCATCCAGAATCCGTTTTACCTGCTGGCGCCGTCCTGGGCGCTGCTGCCCATGATCGGCCTGGCGACCCTGGCCACGGTGATCGCCTCCCAGGCGGTGATTTCCGGCGCGTTTTCCATCACCCGCCAGGCCATGCAGCTGGACTACCTGCCGCGCCAGAAAACCGTGCACACCTCGGAAGCGGAAATCGGCCAGATCTACGTGCCCGGCATCAACCGCATGCTGCTGTTCGGCGTGATCGGCCTGGTGCTGTATTTCCATACCTCCTCCAACCTGGCTGCCGCCTACGGCATCGCCGTGACCGGGGCCATGGCGATCGACACCCTGCTGGCGTTTATCGTGGCCATGGATTTCTGGCGTTGGCGGCCGTTGTACGCGGCGCCGTTGTTCGGCGTCTTCCTCTCGGTGGATTTGGCCTTCTTCAGCGCCAACGTGCCCAAAGTTCCCCAGGGCGGCTGGTTCCCCTTGGTGTTGGGCATCACGATATTCTTCATCATGTGGACTTGGCAGAAGGGCCGCACGGTGCTGCGTCATCGCATCCAGAACATGGCCATGTCGCTGAAGACCTTCCTGGAGGACATCGGTCGGCTGGCGCCGCAGCGGGTGTCCGGCACGGCGGTTTTCCTCACCGCCCGGCATCTGAGCATGCCGGTGACGTTGTTGCAGAACTTCGAGCACAACAAGGTCGTCCACGAGCGGGTGGTGTTGCTGACGGTGGATATCGAGGACGTGCCGCACATCGCCGATAGCGGCCGCGTTCAAGTGGAGCGGCTGGAGCACGGCTTCTACCGCGTCACCGCCCGCTACGGTTTCATGGAGTCGCCCAACGTGCCCAAGATCTTGCGCTTGTGCCGCGGCGCCGGGCTGGACATCGAGCTGGCCGACACCACCTTCTTCCTCGGCCGGGAAACGCTGATGCCGTCGGATCGTCCCGACTTGAATCCCTGGCAGGAAAAGCTGTTCATTTCCATGTTCCGCAACGCTTCCAGTCCTATCGCGTTTTTCCAGTTGCCGGTGGATCGAGTGCTGGAGCTGGGCTGCGTGGTGGAGGTCTGA
- a CDS encoding energy transducer TonB produces MNILRSDPQNRWAARTLAVIVATALHLAAWQAWRNQPAAVPARLERAVEVALVSQPRLVAQPQPEPPKPPPPKPPEKPLPKKPKPLPRPVPLKQAEPAPTPEPVAEAPPPPAAAAPAAPAPAPFQEANYKANYLQNPPPRYPSMARERHWQGEVLVRTRILADGTAGEVRLERSSGHDVLDEAALEAVRQWRFVAAKEGDKAVDSWVIIPIDFKLKN; encoded by the coding sequence TTGAACATCTTACGATCCGACCCGCAAAATCGCTGGGCGGCCAGGACTTTGGCCGTTATTGTCGCCACCGCGCTGCACTTGGCCGCATGGCAGGCTTGGCGCAACCAGCCGGCCGCCGTGCCGGCGCGCCTGGAACGGGCGGTGGAAGTGGCGTTGGTCAGCCAACCCAGGCTGGTGGCCCAGCCGCAACCCGAGCCGCCTAAACCGCCCCCGCCCAAGCCGCCGGAAAAACCGCTGCCGAAAAAGCCCAAGCCTTTGCCGCGGCCTGTGCCGCTCAAACAGGCGGAGCCCGCGCCTACGCCGGAGCCGGTAGCGGAAGCGCCGCCCCCGCCGGCCGCCGCAGCGCCTGCTGCGCCCGCTCCGGCGCCGTTTCAAGAGGCCAATTACAAGGCGAATTATTTGCAGAATCCGCCGCCCCGCTATCCATCCATGGCGCGGGAGCGCCACTGGCAGGGCGAGGTGCTGGTTCGCACCCGCATCCTGGCGGACGGCACCGCGGGCGAGGTGCGGCTGGAGCGCAGCAGCGGCCACGACGTTCTGGACGAAGCGGCGTTGGAGGCTGTGCGGCAGTGGCGTTTCGTCGCGG